One Tribolium castaneum strain GA2 chromosome 6, icTriCast1.1, whole genome shotgun sequence genomic window, ACGacctttttcaacaaaacttcTTCCTTAGAACCGGGTTTGATGCGAGGCGAAGCCACGTTTTTGAACAGATAACCAATATCGTCACAATGGACCACACCTGAATTTTGACTATGTTATCAAAAATCGGAAAAGTAGTCACAAAGACCTGGAATTTTGATCTTGTAGAATTGCCGCATCACATTCAGTTCAGTCTCTGCCGAAAACCTGTACAAATAAGTGGGGGCTTGTGACTTGCTGAAGTGGCTTAGAGCCGTTTTATAAACCCCGAAAACGAAATTTGCATCGGTGTGGATCTGGAATTGTAAATATTGTCACAATAATGATTAAAATCGGTACAAACCGCAATTTTTGTCTCTAATTTAATGGTGGTCGGAATATGTCCGCCGCAAtagaacttttttattttctccgTCATGACTTGACTTTCCGGGCTTCCAGTTTTAAATCCTAGAGTCCAGGGGATTGAGTCTTCCAGATTTTTCGCCCCTGGCCAATCGTCAGGCCTGAGCGAGTCAAAGCCCCAAGTTTCGGCAGTCGTGTACCCAATCATGAAAGGCAGTTGTTGGAATTTTCCATTCGAAATAATATCAATTGGTTCCTCGCTTAGAAAACCATCCGAAATCTTCTCCACAACGTAGGCAAAGGCTCTATGTTTGCTTGCGTAAATATTTAGAAACGAGACAATTTTCTCCTGGAGTTTGAACAATTCGTCAACTGGTAGTTTCATCAAACGCTCGTAAATCTTCTCTTCGTCTTCTTCCACGTGTAGTACCGGGGCCAATTCTTTAACACCGGTGGTACCACGTGCCCAAGGGCTAAACGCACACCCGCTCTGGGCTATAGCCTTGTGGAACAACCCGCGACTCATTTGGGACAAAAGCAGGAGATGGACGGCAACTCCACCCGCACTTTGCCCAAAAACGGTGACGTTATTAGGGTCACCACCGAAGTTTTTGATGTTGGTTTGGACCCATTTCAAGGCCATTACTATGTCCTTCAAGCCGGCGTTGCCTGGTACTTTCAAATCGGGGTTTTCAAGGCTCAAAAAGCCCAAAATCCCTAGTCGGTAGTTGATCGTTACCACGACCACATCTTGAGTGATGAGGAAATCGGGACCGTACATTTCCGTTCCTCCGGAACCGTTCAAGAACGCACCTCCGTGGATCCAAAACAGGACAGGAGACAAAGAACAGTTGTTACTTGCTATTTTTTTCGTGTAAACGTTCAAATAAAGGCAGTCTTCACTCCCgacaattttattgttaaacgGGTGGCGGGCGTAACAAGGGCTCCCTTCCTTTGTGGCGTCCAGTACCCCAGTCCATTTTTCGGGAGGTTCAGGGGCCTGAAAACTGTGTCAAAAAAGGACGGTTTTTTAAGTGGTACCTTAAATCGGAGAAGGCCCACAGGTGGTTTAGCAAACGGAATGCCTTGAAACTTGTAGTACTTCTCTCCGGACGAATCAAGAGAAGTGGTACCTTTTAACTGTCCTTGCACTGTTGTGACTAGGGGTTCCATTTTAGGTTTGTGTGATTGAATGAAAGTCATGCGTTTatattggcttattttttattaagtttaattGAAGATAAAACAGCCAAGGTGAAAGTATCCTAATTACATTAGTTTTCCATTAGCTGGGCTCTTGTTAAACAACTTTTTCCAGAACTTCATTCGCTGGGCGTCGGGATTGGCCGAAGCGACCAACTCGTCACCAATATCCAGAAAATCTAACTCGTCGTCATTGCTAACAAACCTCCAAATAACATTCAGCAATGCGTCGTCTCTCCGAGGCGTCGGGTGTGCATATTTGGCAAAATTGCACCACAACCGAACGAACCGCTTCATCACTTTGTGTTCTTTAGTTCCAGGCTTGATACttgtggcaaaatttttgaaaatgtagtTGACATCGGCTGGAAGCCCCGGTATTTTCAAAGCAGTCTTTAAGGACACTCGGTATAAATAGGTAGGGGCTCGGGATAAAACGTAATGTTTTCTGACGGTTGTTtgaatttcgaaaaccgtCTGGGCGTCGGAAATCAACTAAAATTCCTCGTTAGGCTTTGTCTGTCAAAGTTTGTTACTAACAGTCGTAGTTTTGGTTTTATCCCTTGGTAGAGTTTCCTCAGACccgtaataaaaacttttgattTCTTTGGCCACCGTGTAGCTTTCTAGACTACCAAACTcgtaaccaaaaaaccaaGGGATGATTTTCTCCTCAAAGGTTGGCCCTTGATTGAGTTCGGAACCAATGGTTTCGTTGGCAACGTACCCACATATTAGTGGTACCTGGTTAAAATTGCCCGAAGCAATGATTTTGAAAGGATCTTCCTTCAAGAAAGCGGGCTCGTCTGATTTTTTCTCAACGACGTAACCAAAAAGATTGCGGTCAAATGGACCACAAGTCTgaaataaaatcattaaagGAAAAACCCCTAAACCATTCATATAGTACTTCAAGTAAAGTTTTTTGAAGTTTGTAAATCTCGGCGACTTTCAGTGCCATCAAGTGCTTGTAAACACTTCTCTCatcctttaatttcaaaatcgaAGCTATTTGTGAAATGGCAAGAGTACCACGGGCCCTCAAACTCAAAACGGTACCACTCTGGGCTATAGCTTTATGAAAGAGGGTTTTACTGATTGGCGATAAGTGTAAAAGATGCACTGACATGGCACCGGACCCAGACCCGAAAATCGTCACATTGTGTGGATCGCCACCAaacattataatatttttctgaACCCATTTCAAGGCCATTACCATGTCCTTGAACCCAGCATTACCCGGTACTCCTAAAGACACATCCTCAAAGCTTAGGAACCCCAACATCCCCAACCGATAATTAATTGTGACAAGTACCACATTTTCGCTCATTAGATAGTCAGGACCGTACATTTCACTGGTACCACTTCCAGTCACAAAATCCCCACCGTGGATCCAGAAAAGCACAGGTTGGGTGATACGGTTGGTGTCAGTGCGTAGGTTTTTGGTGTAAACATTAAGTACCAAACAATTTTCGCTTCCCACAATTAAATTCTTCTTGAAAAAATGACGACCATAGCAAGGATCACCTTCTTTGGTGGCATCCAAAACACCCGTCCAGTTTTCAGGTGGTTGGGGGGCCTGGAAATTTGCTAATTTCGCCTAAATCGAGGTCAAGGTACTACCTTAAATCTGAGTACCCCCACAGGCGGCTTAGCGTATGGAATGCCTTGAAAGCGGAAGTAGGTGTCCCCGTTTATGTCACAAGAAGTGGTACCGCGTAATTTGCCTTGGGTGATTGTTACTTCCGCGATAGTCATTTTTTAGGATTAAATTATCACAATCACACGTCACACATTTATACAGTTTTGGAAAAGCATTGTCGATTTTTACGATTATTTTGCGTTATCaagctaataataaaatggaattTCTAAGTTTAGTTTTTACAAGCAATTACCAGCACTCACaattaagtgtttttattttaattagttaatcaaacgtgacattaaaatttagtagcgattaaaaatattactgagatataaataaaacttgaaGAAACAACACATCCATTGTTTGGGCATTTGCTACACGAGACGTGTTTGTGCAAACACCATTTCTCCAATTTCCGCAAAACCTCCggacgtaaattatttttacaataaaatagtATGGTAATTTCGAAATTCGttcgaaaaaaatcagaaGAAACGGTTGAAATttgattattgtttaaaataacttCGAAAAACGATTggttttcaaatattttgccTCTCAAACTCTGGATCAAATTGTGTGCTAGGAATAGGTGTGCATTTTTagcataaaaattttcaaacacaTTGTCATGAATTTCCCCAATTCCGTTGAACTCCAAATGTATTTCGCTCCCGTTCTGGGTCAGAAACCCGAAAGAGCGTCTCTCGAGTGTTTGGATTTCGTTGTCAtcaattatgaaaattttcaaatttggcagTTGCACAAAACACTCCGAACTGAACCGTGATATTTGGTTTTGATTCAAATCGAGAGTTTGCAAATTAGATAAATTTGCAATTGCTTCCGCTTCGATGACTCTCAGCTCCCCTCTTCGGCAAATTAAGATCGCAATTTGGAGATCTCTAAACGTGTGTCGTCGGAGGGTTCGAAATTTCCCTCGGTCTATGTCGAGCAAGTGCTGTACGTTTTTTCCTTTCAAGAATTCGATTTCGATTTCGACGACGCGTAAAGCGGTGATTTCTAGGTTGTTGATACGTTGGgttgtgttaaaaaaactagAGCAGAGTTTATTTGCGTCGCGGAGGTCCACAGTCATGTCGACAAGGTCAGGTATTGGGCTTAAAACGTGATCGTTGTATTTAATTGTGATAAGAAAATCGTCAATATTGGGATTATTGCAACCTAAAGTCAGAAGGAATATTGTCGAGTAGTAAAATATCTTAAAATGAAACAACATTTTTCTGGCGAATACGAAAAATGAGCTTCAGTTATGTCGATGCATATCGTTGAATAATGTAGTTGGATTATGGAAAATTAAAGTAATCAAGCGAAAGTTGAACAATCACTATAATTTACTGAATTGTTCCGTGTTGTAATTGTGGTCTTTTTCTATGTAATATTCTTATATGAAATAATCATACAGTACTTAACATTGTTAAGTAATATTACTAAGGTTTCTTAAATttctttgaaacttttaaagCAACAATTTCTtcagtcatttttcaaaattaataaatttgttttaaaatacttcATCAAAAAACACGGTATAGCACCACttcttaaaaaatgcaataatagCTTacttgcaaaaatggtggatgcgccgggacaaATATCAAGCACATTAAATATCTTAACAAAACTGTCATTAACTTTGTACCTAACTCATAAAAATACGTCAAATGTAAATTACAACTGCCAGATAAAAGCAAGGACACACCTAaaatgtattattaatatttaaatccaGAGCTTTTCTTGAACTGATCTTGTGGTATCCGTCTCAAGTTATTAGCTGTgttaaataatgataataataataaatctgtcacaaatttagaataaaaaatcaaataatctCATGGGTTTATAAGGAGAAATAGATAAGGTAACTGTTTCAGAGACGTTGTGaagtgtttttgcaaaaatatttaaacatttttaatgtcACAATACAGTATATTTTCCTTAAATAAcatcaaaaaaaacaaataaatttatttcattacgCATTGCACcgctcatttatttatttattgatattaCCCACAATAAATATAATCTAAATAGGTAACACATGTTAAGCACAAGTGACTGTTTATTAAATGATAAGATAATCATTTCACTCATTATTCTATTTAAGTGCCAAAAATGAGACCAACAATATTTTTACTCATTTCAGTGGTAAGGAAATTATTATAACGGTTTCCTATCACAGTGTTAcgtgttttttttccttaaacgTCCTTGATTGCATCCTTTTTCAGATTTTGGTTGTTAATTCAGGATCACAATACTGTGAGCCAAAAGATGAGTTTCCAGACGATAATTCAGATACCGCCGACACGGAATGGGATCTTTTTATGGATAAACTTGACCAAGTTacgttgaaaaaaaattatacaaaaccTTGCAAAAGACACCCCGATCAGCAGGTAGTCATCAATGCGAGTTCACCCATTTTGTGGGAATTACGGTAAACTAAATACGAAATGAAACttcaaattttagaaaaaattgtagctTTGATTTATACAACAAGAGGCAGCAAAAAGAAGAAAAGACAATCGAGCAATGTTATTCGGAAAATCAAGGAAAAACACCTAATACAGGTTGCAATACCGAGGGCTTTAGAGAGTGCATGAAAAGTGCAAGAAGGGCGATGCTCGAAGATTTGAATTCCAAATGGTGGGAGAGCAAAATTAACAAGAAGTTGGAGGAAAAAGCCGAAGCTTGTtaatgtatttattaaaactgttGCAATTCGGGATAAATGTCTCAttgcaaagtaaaattttataacttattgtaactgaaaaataaacatactAAAAAGTCTCTGTTTCCTTTTGACTATTGTTTTCCTAAAAGCACTAAGTGCAACAGATCTGATACGAGTAATGAGTTCATATCGTGAAAGGTCAAACCTTGACCATAAAACgatgttatttgttttttgtgaaatgtaaACACCTCATAACATTTAAACGTAGGTATAAAAAAAGAGTTATATTTCCTGTTCAAtcttttattgaaaccaaactACAGTGTTTAATATTTCGGATCAACAACTCTTCCTGCAAACAGCACCACGCCTTTGGCTTGaatgtaaaacaaaaatggaTGATTTGCTTTAAATTCTTTCGTAGTTCGTGGCGGCCCAGACAGCGTAAACACTAAAAAAACgctaaaacaaatatttcccTGACAAAACCGTACCTAAATTCGTGGCAGCTGCTGCTTCCACCCCATCCTTGTTAACATCAATGTAACTCTTTTGTGTAACCTGCCCCACGACAAGCTCCCCCTTTTTTCCAGCAATTCCGCTAAAATCGGCCTCGCCGTTCATAAAAGCTTTCCGAACACCTAACTACAATTGGAATAATATTAAGATATTGCGTTCATGATTCGCACACCTTTTGCAATATCGACTTGAAATTAACGGTACTCTCAATTTTGAACCGTGGTAACTCCACGTTTATAATAACCGGCTGGAACGAATGTTccctgaaaattttatccgcttgtTCCTCAAGTCTTCCAAGCCCGTCCACAGCGTCTGGTAGCACGAAAACCATATGGGCGTCTTGTCCTTTAAACGGAGCTTTCAGGAACCGAGCGCCCAGTTCTTTATCTTCGTGCAGTTGATAAGAACCGCCTATATCTATCATGAATTCACTTTCAATCTGGTCAGTGGccgttttggaaaaaatcttaGTTAAGTAGGGGTATTTAAGGAAGTTTTTAGAGGCCCAACGCGCCTTGAAATAAAGCGCATTGACCAGGACAGAAGGGCTGTTTTGGAGACTTTCGGGACGCaccaagttttttattttttggttcgTTTGGTCCTCGACCCACTTATTTATAATCCCAGCTGCCtcagttttcgaaaaatctatATTTTCAACCTCTGATTGGAACATTTCTGTAGCAATTGTCTTAAAATCGTCCCTAATCGAGAAATTATCGTGAAGATAAATCTTGTTGGCTGTGTGAAGCGAGTAGTGTTCGCCCCCCTTAAGGCCCGAAATAACACTTTTGAAAGCAGTTTTTTGGTCAGAACTGGCCAAATGTAAAGCGGTTTGGATTTCTCGTGCTGTCTCATCTCTGGCACCACACTGGGCCAATGCTAGGACTATTTCCACGGAAAGGGGACTCACTAGTAAATTACCGCCCTCATTTTTAACACACTCCTGtgaaaaatgtaagttttatGTTTGTTTCAAACGCACTCACTTTGTAAACATCAGAAGTGAACAAATAATTAGCTTGCGAAAACTCTTCTCCTTGGGTCAAAATCACGAGTGAGAGAACCGCAGCGAGCTTCATTGTAACTTTGCAACTAATTTACTTATCCGTGGTCACGGCCGggtcacaaaaacaaaaatttgttcctTTTATCAGTGATTCGAAATCCGCGCGCTTGGCGCACGTGTCTCTTGACCAATCACAAGCCCCCatttcgcgccttttgtttgTCAAAAACATGTCTACCGATTGTTGCGAGATGTAGGcaagttttttcgtttaaatttaGTGCCATATTGTTATCAcctcattttttgttattgtacaCCTTTACTTAAGTATGTTGGAAGCCACAGACCTGCCCCTGACTCAGACCCAAACCGACGAGCCCTCTCAGGAGCTGGGGGAGGTGAAACGACCATGGGGGCGGTTGTGCGCCTGTATCTCGACAATGGTGTCGATTGGTAAGTTTACAAGGGGGCTAGCACTGCCAAACTTGTGAAATTCCAGACTTGTTCGAGCCGGTGTACACTTTTGGACGAGCCCCCAGTtgcaatattttcgttgaCGAAAGTCAGTTTCCCACGATTTTGAACGTTAGCAAGCAACATTTTCGGCTAACGAAGGACGAGGAGGGTCTCGTGTTTCTCACAGACCTCAGTAAGAATGGCACTTTCGttaatagaacgaaaataggCAGAAATAACGAATGTGTCATTTACAACGAGGATATTATAGCAATAGGGAGCCCCAGTACCAGAGGTATTAGCTGCATAAGTGCCACACATGTCTTAACGTTTTATTCAGTCTACAGTTTTATCAGTGACATCAATCGCGACGATTATGAGTTCCTACCTCAGGAGTTGCGGCTAAAATACACCACCACGAAGCTCTTAGGACGTGGTTCCTTCGGCCAAGTCCGTCTAGCCCTTGATAAGGTTTAGTTCGCTTTGTTTTTACCTCAAATGAACCGTAATTGTAGCAAACTCGGGAGCAATTCGCAATCAAACGAATTGATAAATCAAGGTCTAGTGTCTCAACACGCCGGGGAAACAACATAAGTGGCATTAAAACGGAAGTTGAGATACTGAGTTCGTTCTCTCATGTAATTATCACTAGTACCCACAATTGTGTGAAATAATGTCCAAAATTTCAGGCTTTTATTATCCAAATGAGGGAGGTTTTTGAGACTGATGACGAGGTGTTCCTAGTTTTAGAATACATGAGTGGGGGCGAACTCACAAGTCGGATTCGTTCGACTTTGGCGTTCCCCGAATGCGAggtgaagtttattttttaccaaatctTACTAGGTGTGAGGTATTTACACTTAAACGGGGTGACACACAGGGACTTGAAAGTAAAACAACCACATTTtgttaaacacatttttaattatgtctTTAGCCTGAAAACGTACTTCTGAGTACGCAAAACCAATACCCGAGAGTGAAAATCTCCGATTTTGGTTTGAGCAAGATCATGGACGATATCAGCGTGATGGAGACGGTCTGTGGGACCGTCCAGTACGCGGCACCAGAAGTATTAAGGTTCTTTGAGCCCTATAGCCGGAAAGTGGACGTTTGGAGCCTCGGAGTGATTCTGTTTTATATGCTGAGCCGGACGCAGCCCTTTGTGTAAGTAGTGGCCCAAAAAAGTGtgtcaaatttgaaaatttttggaattaagtctttaattttaaacatacaGGCCTCGCTTCGCTATGTTCAGCGCCTTTCAAGTAGGATAATGTGAGTAGTAGAAGTGTGGCTGctagtttgttttttgtattcaCCTATTTTATCCTAgcgataaaaatgaaaatatccgattttcttttaatttcttttcagTGGTTCAAGTAGGGAAGAAGTCGCTAAAAATATAGTGAGTGGCAAAATAACTTGGGACCCTAAAGCTTGGAGAAATGTGTCATTGCCGGCGAAAAATCTCGTGAAATCTATGATCACGGTGGACTCAACTTGTCGTTATTCCATTGTAGATATTTTTAAACACGACTGGGTGGCAAAGGTAatgtttaatatattttttacgttaCGAGATAAAAACGTGGATTTGTTATATTTGATATTTCAGGATCACGAAACCAGAAGAAATGTGGAAGAATTGGTGCAAACTTTCGAAGAAAATAACGATTCGGGTGACAATCTCGTAATACCAAAGAGACGAAGAATCTCTTTCGTTTAATCTTTACATAGTATTAccacttgttttttttgttatatgttttgtattttttacgtttttactttttcattcaatatactattatttacCTAAACGTGTGTTTCATTGGGATTAGGATTGGATTAGAATCACTCGAGTGTggcttattaatttttatttcgctATATGTGATaacaaatttgtaataaataaaacaataactaATACCATTCTAAAAAACGTACTGAATGATCACAAGATCATAATATAATACGAAATCGTGTGCGTATTTGATCTTTACGTTTGACAAAACGCAAATGAAAATCAGTCTTGTACAAAACACAATTAGTACTCTCACAAACTCATATTTACACGAAAAACCTTACACGTTCAAATCACACGCGCTACGAAAGTCTAATTCACTCGCTTAATACACCAATAATCAGGAAGGATTTTCCGTTTCTGAACCATCCGTTAGGAGTTGTTGGGAGTTTGCTGAAACGAAAAGCACCATGAGACTAACTTCAGACACAAGAAGAAAATAAGCAAAGACCCGCCACCTCgcacaataaaaaatcacatacATCATTCAGTCGACTGACTAGAAACCACATCTCCTTGGCCCGTAGTGCCATAATCCGAAACCTCTGCACAAAGCAAGTCATTAAAAAACGCTCAAACCAGACCAATCAGAAATGGaacatttaatgaaataaaacagttaCATTCTACGAGATATAGGATAGTCGGTTAAACTCGTCGCTACGTCATACAGAACGCTACTTTTCTGACTAGTCGCTAGTAAAAACACCCTTTATTTGTGCAACTACGAAAACCACTCACCCTGAATTGCTTTGTCGACTTTGTGCTTATCTTGCAAAATGTACAAGGCATTGACGAGGAAGAAGAATGCTCCCAGGATTTCGACG contains:
- the LOC661102 gene encoding alpha-esterase like protein E1 isoform X1; amino-acid sequence: MTIAEVTITQGKLRGTTSCDINGDTYFRFQGIPYAKPPVGVLRFKAPQPPENWTGVLDATKEGDPCYGRHFFKKNLIVGSENCLVLNVYTKNLRTDTNRITQPVLFWIHGGDFVTGSGTSEMYGPDYLMSENVVLVTINYRLGMLGFLSFEDVSLGVPGNAGFKDMVMALKWVQKNIIMFGGDPHNVTIFGSGSGAMSVHLLHLSPISKTLFHKAIAQSGTVLSLRARGTLAISQIASILKLKDERSVYKHLMALKVAEIYKLQKTLLETCGPFDRNLFGYVVEKKSDEPAFLKEDPFKIIASGNFNQVPLICGYVANETIGSELNQGPTFEEKIIPWFFGYEFGSLESYTVAKEIKSFYYGSEETLPRDKTKTTTLISDAQTVFEIQTTVRKHYVLSRAPTYLYRVSLKTALKIPGLPADVNYIFKNFATSIKPGTKEHKVMKRFVRLWCNFAKYAHPTPRRDDALLNVIWRFVSNDDELDFLDIGDELVASANPDAQRMKFWKKLFNKSPANGKLIQYKRMTFIQSHKPKMEPLVTTVQGQLKGTTSLDSSGEKYYKFQGIPFAKPPVGLLRFKAPEPPEKWTGVLDATKEGSPCYARHPFNNKIVGSEDCLYLNVYTKKIASNNCSLSPVLFWIHGGAFLNGSGGTEMYGPDFLITQDVVVVTINYRLGILGFLSLENPDLKVPGNAGLKDIVMALKWVQTNIKNFGGDPNNVTVFGQSAGGVAVHLLLLSQMSRGLFHKAIAQSGCAFSPWARGTTGVKELAPVLHVEEDEEKIYERLMKLPVDELFKLQEKIVSFLNIYASKHRAFAYVVEKISDGFLSEEPIDIISNGKFQQLPFMIGYTTAETWGFDSLRPDDWPGAKNLEDSIPWTLGFKTGSPESQVMTEKIKKFYCGGHIPTTIKLETKIAIHTDANFVFGVYKTALSHFSKSQAPTYLYRFSAETELNVMRQFYKIKIPGVVHCDDIGYLFKNVASPRIKPGSKEEVLLKKVVKLWTNFAKFGNPTPDNSLGVVWKPVTDKEVDYLDIGESLTPARNSIEHKRVQFLTKLYERKNSSSHL
- the LOC661102 gene encoding alpha-esterase like protein E1, with the protein product MTIAEVTITQGKLRGTTSCDINGDTYFRFQGIPYAKPPVGVLRFKAPQPPENWTGVLDATKEGDPCYGRHFFKKNLIVGSENCLVLNVYTKNLRTDTNRITQPVLFWIHGGDFVTGSGTSEMYGPDYLMSENVVLVTINYRLGMLGFLSFEDVSLGVPGNAGFKDMVMALKWVQKNIIMFGGDPHNVTIFGSGSGAMSVHLLHLSPISKTLFHKAIAQSGTVLSLRARGTLAISQIASILKLKDERSVYKHLMALKVAEIYKLQKTLLETCGPFDRNLFGYVVEKKSDEPAFLKEDPFKIIASGNFNQVPLICGYVANETIGSELNQGPTFEEKIIPWFFGYEFGSLESYTVAKEIKSFYYGSEETLPRDKTKTTTLISDAQTVFEIQTTVRKHYVLSRAPTYLYRVSLKTALKIPGLPADVNYIFKNFATSIKPGTKEHKVMKRFVRLWCNFAKYAHPTPRRDDALLNVIWRFVSNDDELDFLDIGDELVASANPDAQRMKFWKKLFNKSPANGKLM
- the LOC661214 gene encoding serpin B3: MKLAAVLSLVILTQGEEFSQANYLFTSDVYKECVKNEGGNLLVSPLSVEIVLALAQCGARDETAREIQTALHLASSDQKTAFKSVISGLKGGEHYSLHTANKIYLHDNFSIRDDFKTIATEMFQSEVENIDFSKTEAAGIINKWVEDQTNQKIKNLVRPESLQNSPSVLVNALYFKARWASKNFLKYPYLTKIFSKTATDQIESEFMIDIGGSYQLHEDKELGARFLKAPFKGQDAHMVFVLPDAVDGLGRLEEQADKIFREHSFQPVIINVELPRFKIESTVNFKSILQKLGVRKAFMNGEADFSGIAGKKGELVVGQVTQKSYIDVNKDGVEAAAATNLVFTLSGPPRTTKEFKANHPFLFYIQAKGVVLFAGRVVDPKY
- the LOC661264 gene encoding serine/threonine-protein kinase Chk2 isoform X1, with the protein product MLEATDLPLTQTQTDEPSQELGEVKRPWGRLCACISTMVSIDLFEPVYTFGRAPSCNIFVDESQFPTILNVSKQHFRLTKDEEGLVFLTDLSKNGTFVNRTKIGRNNECVIYNEDIIAIGSPSTRVYSFISDINRDDYEFLPQELRLKYTTTKLLGRGSFGQVRLALDKQTREQFAIKRIDKSRSSVSTRRGNNISGIKTEVEILSSFSHAFIIQMREVFETDDEVFLVLEYMSGGELTSRIRSTLAFPECEVKFIFYQILLGVRYLHLNGVTHRDLKPENVLLSTQNQYPRVKISDFGLSKIMDDISVMETVCGTVQYAAPEVLRFFEPYSRKVDVWSLGVILFYMLSRTQPFVGSSREEVAKNIVSGKITWDPKAWRNVSLPAKNLVKSMITVDSTCRYSIVDIFKHDWVAKDHETRRNVEELVQTFEENNDSGDNLVIPKRRRISFV
- the LOC661264 gene encoding serine/threonine-protein kinase Chk2 isoform X2 — protein: MLEATDLPLTQTQTDEPSQELGEVKRPWGRLCACISTMVSIDLFEPVYTFGRAPSCNIFVDESQFPTILNVSKQHFRLTKDEEGLVFLTDLSKNGTFVNRTKIGRNNECVIYNEDIIAIGSPSTRVYSFISDINRDDYEFLPQELRLKYTTTKLLGRGSFGQVRLALDKQTREQFAIKRIDKSRSSVSTRRGNNISGIKTEVEILSSFSHAFIIQMREVFETDDEVFLVLEYMSGGELTSRIRSTLAFPECEVKFIFYQILLGVRYLHLNGVTHRDLKPENVLLSTQNQYPRVKISDFGLSKIMDDISVMETVCGTVQYAAPEVLRFFEPYSRKVDVWSLGVILFYMLSRTQPFVPRFAMFSAFQVG